The Ignavibacteriales bacterium nucleotide sequence GTCTTCCCTACTGGGGAACGAATCTATTAGCTATTCCAACACTTCAACTGCCAATTTTATTTCTCGGGCAATTCTCAGGACAACAGGAAGTTGGCTACTATGGAATTTGTACCAAACTATCTATGCCCCTTACCTTAATTGCTAATAATCTTTTAATTGCTGTCTATCCTGTCTTAGCAAAATATTATGTAGAGAACAAATCTACTTTCTTAGACAGAACAAAAAAAATATTCATTTTTCTTACTGTAACTGGTATAATTTTTACACTTGCTTTAGGTTTATTCAGTAAGGAGATTGTTGCGATATTTTTAGGAAAGCAATATGAATTGGCGCGCCCAGCTTTCTCTATTCAAGTTTGGGTAACATTAAATTTAATTCTTCATTCTTTCATTGCCACTATTTTTCTCGCGACTGATAAAGAAAAAATTTTAGTGAAACTTTCAGTTTTTAATTCTGTTGTTATTGGGTTAGCAGGTTATATAGGTTCTTATTATGGAGCAGTTGGACTTTCAATTGGTGCCTGGTTTGGATTATTAGTTGGATTTAGTTTCCATTGGTATTTTGTAATTAAAAAAGTCGGATTAAAATTAAAATTATCTCTTAGTGCTTTATTAATGATTTATTTTATTGGGTTCAGCTTGGTTTCATTCTTTTTTGTTGATGAAATTATTTTGATAAGAATTATTTTATTTGTTATTCTATCTTCGATGTCTTTTCTTTCATTAAAGAGCTATTTTAATAGTGACCTGAAAAATTTATTACTTACTTTAAGGTATTATGGCAGATAGATATTATAATTATTCGCGCAGTGAAATGTTGGAGTTTATTCCCAAGGAATGCAAACGAATTTTGGAAATAGGATGCGGAGCCGGCAATTTTGGCAGACAGTTAATTGAACAACGACAAGCAGAAGTTTGGGGAGTTGAGCCGATTACTGAAGCGGCTAATGCAGCAGCAAAAGTTCTAAACAAAGTTTTGAATAATTTTTATGAAGAGGATATAAATCTTCCTGAACATTATTTCGATTGTATTGTTTTTAACGATGTACTTGAACATATGGTTAATCCTTGGAATGTTCTAAAATTTTCTAAAAAATTTCTTCGTCAGGATTCTCCCTCTTTCATCGTTACTTCAATTCCAAATTTTAGATACATACGCAATATGTACGAAATTGTTATTCAAAAAGATTTTGAATACAAAGGTGAATTAACTCTGGACCGCACCCACCTTCGTTTTTTTACCTACAAAAGTATTCTACGTTTATTTGATGAAGCAGGAATGAAAATAATAAAGATACAGGGTATAAGTCCTTCTATACATCCCATTTTCAGGATTGTTAATTGCATACTTTTTAATAAACTTAAAGATATGAAGTTCCTGCAATATGCGGTTATAGCAAAGTTTTAAACAATAATAATTTTAGAATTTATTTGGGGTAAAAATGAAAAATATTCTTTTTTCGACCATTTGCTTAGTTCTCTTTTATCATTCTTCTTTTACTCAGCAAAATTTTTGGGAACAAACTAATGGACCTAGTGGTGCCGCGATTTATGCATTAGCGGTAAATCAACAAGGACATATATTCGCTTCAGAATCTCATGGGGGTATATTCCGTTCCACTGATAGCGGGCAAAATTGGATAAAAATAAAACAGTTAGAACCAGAGACATACGCAAGAATGATATGTATCAATCAGCAAGGTTATGTTTTTATAGTTCTTGTAACTAATTGGGCATGGCAAGGTCCAGGTATATATCGTTCAACCGATAATGGTTCAAGCTGGTCAAATATAAATAATGGAATAAATAACGGATTAGCAAATTTTGGTTGTATGATTGTTATAGATAAAAGCGGGAATATTTATGCTGGAACTACTGGAAATGGATTATTTCGTTCTTCTGACAATGGAGATAATTGGCTAAATATTGGAAAGCCATCCAGTACTATCAATAATATCGCATTAAACTCAAAAGGAGATATTTTTATTATAGCAGATTGGGGTGGATTCTATCGTTCTACAGATGGCGGTAAAAATTGGACTCAAGTTTCAAGTGCAACAATAGGTGTTAGTCTGTGTTTTTGTATAGATAATAACGATGACATTTATTTTAGTGGTGCCAAGATGAATATATATCGTTCTAAAGATAATGGTGATAATTGGGAAGAAGTTTTTCATTATTCTTCTGATTCTGAAATTAATCAGTTATATGTAAGTCCAAATGGAAGTATTTTTGGTTTTGATGGAAATGGTTTAATGTTTCGTTCAATATATAATGGCAATAGCTGGACCAATATAGTCTATTATATAATTAAGGTTATGATTTCGTCAATTTGTTTTGATTCAAAGAATAATACATTTATTGGAACCAGAATAGGAATTTTTCGATCTTCTAATGGAGGAGATGATTGGAATTTGCAAAATAATGGTTTAGTTTTTTCAGATGTAACTGCACTATCCATTTCTAAAAATGGTAATATCATTGCCGGTGCTAGTGGATTTGGCGTATTTCGTTCACCCGATAATGGTAATTCCTGGATTTCAATTAATAAAGACCTGCCTAATGGAGTTTCTTATATATACTGCACTAAAAATGGGAATATTTTTTGTTTAGCTCGTGAATCTGGGATATATCGTTCTACAAATAATGGTGAAAATTGGATTCAAATAAATAAAGGGCTAAAGGAATTATATGTTACAAGTTTTTGTGAAGGTAAAGAGGGATTAGTTTTTGTTGGAAGTGATCTCGGCGGAGTATACCGGTCTACAGATAATGGAAATAGCTGGATACAAATCAATAATGGATTGACTAACATAACTGTGAAGGCACTTTCAGGCAATCAAAGTGGAAATATTTTTGCAGGTACATTGGGGGGTGGAATGTATCGATCATCTGATAATGGTAATACTTGGGTTCAGATTAATACTGGTATTGATAATCCTTATGTAGAAAAAATTGCTATTAATCAAAAAGGGATTATCTTTATCGGTACATACATTCATACAAAGTATATAGATGTAAGAAAAATGTATCGTTCTTCGGATAATGGAGACAGTTGGAAAACATTAAATACTGGATCAGAGTATAATAGGGTTGAGGCTTTAGCAATATCTCCAAAA carries:
- a CDS encoding oligosaccharide flippase family protein — translated: MKKFVKNWSILTLSNFLYQGFLFFSFVRIARGLKPELYGKFTIIITAVAIAQVFTSLGLQKIVIREIARENSIISYIAKISIKPILIATCISAVILSIYLFQFEKINDLILLSLSLVLLLALTIWNYAEPIAFGIQQMNISAYLNVISSLVFVIVLFIIPTNSYTIIIVTIVYVLIFFLRALIYLFVEWKKNYFSVKNQSVEVIDLKTLLNQSLPYWGTNLLAIPTLQLPILFLGQFSGQQEVGYYGICTKLSMPLTLIANNLLIAVYPVLAKYYVENKSTFLDRTKKIFIFLTVTGIIFTLALGLFSKEIVAIFLGKQYELARPAFSIQVWVTLNLILHSFIATIFLATDKEKILVKLSVFNSVVIGLAGYIGSYYGAVGLSIGAWFGLLVGFSFHWYFVIKKVGLKLKLSLSALLMIYFIGFSLVSFFFVDEIILIRIILFVILSSMSFLSLKSYFNSDLKNLLLTLRYYGR
- a CDS encoding class I SAM-dependent methyltransferase; this translates as MADRYYNYSRSEMLEFIPKECKRILEIGCGAGNFGRQLIEQRQAEVWGVEPITEAANAAAKVLNKVLNNFYEEDINLPEHYFDCIVFNDVLEHMVNPWNVLKFSKKFLRQDSPSFIVTSIPNFRYIRNMYEIVIQKDFEYKGELTLDRTHLRFFTYKSILRLFDEAGMKIIKIQGISPSIHPIFRIVNCILFNKLKDMKFLQYAVIAKF
- a CDS encoding YCF48-related protein, which encodes MKNILFSTICLVLFYHSSFTQQNFWEQTNGPSGAAIYALAVNQQGHIFASESHGGIFRSTDSGQNWIKIKQLEPETYARMICINQQGYVFIVLVTNWAWQGPGIYRSTDNGSSWSNINNGINNGLANFGCMIVIDKSGNIYAGTTGNGLFRSSDNGDNWLNIGKPSSTINNIALNSKGDIFIIADWGGFYRSTDGGKNWTQVSSATIGVSLCFCIDNNDDIYFSGAKMNIYRSKDNGDNWEEVFHYSSDSEINQLYVSPNGSIFGFDGNGLMFRSIYNGNSWTNIVYYIIKVMISSICFDSKNNTFIGTRIGIFRSSNGGDDWNLQNNGLVFSDVTALSISKNGNIIAGASGFGVFRSPDNGNSWISINKDLPNGVSYIYCTKNGNIFCLARESGIYRSTNNGENWIQINKGLKELYVTSFCEGKEGLVFVGSDLGGVYRSTDNGNSWIQINNGLTNITVKALSGNQSGNIFAGTLGGGMYRSSDNGNTWVQINTGIDNPYVEKIAINQKGIIFIGTYIHTKYIDVRKMYRSSDNGDSWKTLNTGSEYNRVEALAISPKDNIYAYFLSINSSVFYSFDNGDNWYPFNNGLPKYGITSLVSNSEGCIFAGTNGYGVFRTIDTSSIDTTEFPLKVGNKWFYKYSESKEPYILFATLGRIREATEINNDGDLVMKVLTFYDDSTTIGKEIWRYINGKLILNPDSPNKEILYNSAFLKDTIIIPYSGNRTEYRVFNEAIFGKMRKCQEFYFNGNDGHSEPSWKSIKAAVGIGMYFFNSKIKYDPILFEETLIGANINGVFYGDSLSIPKDSIIIIPLDFHLCQNYPNPFNPTTKIKYSIPQNYFITIKVYDLIGNLIKTLVNQEKPAGNYEVEFNGADLSSGVYFYTIQAGSFRDTKKLILMK